The Hornefia porci genome contains the following window.
TGAACTGGCCGACCATCATGTGCAATACGCTGGAGGTTGCGCCGGACGGTGAAATTACAGATTTCCATATGAGAGTGGAGAACTCCAAGCTCAGTACCGTGAAGGCGCTGCAGTCTATCGGTTACGAAACCATTGCGAGCGGAGACAGCCATAACGATCTGGCGATGATTCAGGCGAGCAAGGCCGGATTCCTGTTCCGCAGTACAGACGCTATCAAGGCGGAGTATCCGGAGATCCCGGCATATGAAGAGTTCGACGATCTTCTGGCGGCCATCAAGGCGGCGCTCTAGTGATTGCGGAGGTTACAGGTGATGCAGAAATCGCAGTCCTCGCGGAACTCACGGAACTCACGGAACTCGCGGGTGTCGGGGAATTCACGAAACTCACGGAACCCGCGGAATTCGCAGTCCTCGAAGAAGTCTCCGGCTCGCCGGAGCTCACGAGATACGCAGACAGATAAGACGGTCGAGAAGGTGACAATGAAGCCCGGGACCATGCTGAGTCCCGTGCCGGCGGTACTGGTTTCCTGCGCGTCAGACGGAAAACAGAATCTGATTACAATTGCCTGGACCGGCATCGTCAATTCCGAGCCGCCGATGACCTATATTTCGGTGCGGAAATCCCGTTATTCTCATGAGCTGATCCGCAGAAGCGGCGAGTTCGTCATTAATCTGGCGACGGAGTCGATTGCGGAAAAGGTGGATTTCTGCGGCGTTCGCTCCGGGAGAGATGTGGACAAATTTGCAGAGTGCGGTTTTACGCCGGTTCCGTCGGATCGGATCTCTGCGCCGCTTGTGACGGAATCGCCGGTGAATCTGGAGTGCGTGGTGCGCGATGTA
Protein-coding sequences here:
- a CDS encoding flavin reductase family protein, which produces MKPGTMLSPVPAVLVSCASDGKQNLITIAWTGIVNSEPPMTYISVRKSRYSHELIRRSGEFVINLATESIAEKVDFCGVRSGRDVDKFAECGFTPVPSDRISAPLVTESPVNLECVVRDVIEYPSHDMFVAEIVCVHGDKTLFDETGRFCLDEAGLIAYSHGEYFGLKHRPLGRFGYSVMKPKTRRRIRREQRASRKRR